The proteins below are encoded in one region of Sphingobium sp. CR2-8:
- a CDS encoding TonB-dependent receptor plug domain-containing protein, which yields MTPSIAMAQDAVPQISDDAGSAIVVTGSRGQQRTVVDSPTPIDVISGADLERTGKAGVFSALNTLVPSFNLPVRAGGATSTVIATGGLRGLNPDQTLILVNGKRRHKTSLINAVSTLYNGSVPSDMDMIPVAAIDHIEVLRDGAAAQYGSDAIAGVINIILKDDAKGGSASITAGQNFDRSDGENYQAGLNIGTKLGENGFVNFSLNLKKQQMSNRSLPLADCTVRATTTCLYPLVGGALDPRDAAAVGTERIVNISYGVMPSRSINTALNAGYDLGDVQLYAFGTYSQRRSDLWYSYRYPKDVNNVMGIFPNGFRPHVMIDEEDFEFTVGAKGLIAGWDWDFSTGYGRNRARQSSEGTLNPTLGLLSPTEFYIGTLKSSEFVTSLDVTRGYDVGGGNLQVSGGAQHRHERYQTFAGDPASYAIGSFITPGMTPGAQSSAGFQPDDAAYMSRDNAAIYADIVWDPSKDLTIGAATRFEHYNDDSGNTLIWKVNGRYAATPWLAFRAAANTGFRAPAVAQQIYTQTTNQFRTVNGVANQLLQIKTLAVDSPAAIALGAEPLKPEKSFNISGGIVLTPMRNLNLTIDAYQINVDGRISVTSTLTGTLISNILIANGIPSNISAQYYTNAIDTRTRGIDVVASYKHGLFDIGQMQWNLGYNYNKTVITDIIPNPTALTALSTELFDRSRRSNLTSNLPLTKLSISNVATVGDFAVSTRVTRYGAMDLKGNGVVANGVTTFPNDRYYGAKWITDLEVTWQITPVVNLAVGSNNLFNVYPDPRGEVSPTLGQGLYPGTAPYGFTGGSYYARVGVNF from the coding sequence ATGACGCCGTCCATCGCCATGGCGCAAGATGCGGTGCCGCAGATCTCTGACGATGCCGGATCGGCCATCGTCGTGACCGGATCGCGCGGTCAGCAGCGCACCGTGGTCGATAGCCCGACGCCGATCGACGTCATTTCCGGCGCAGATCTGGAACGTACCGGCAAGGCAGGCGTCTTTTCCGCGCTCAACACGCTGGTGCCAAGCTTCAACCTGCCTGTGCGCGCAGGCGGCGCCACATCGACCGTCATCGCGACCGGCGGTCTGCGAGGATTGAATCCCGACCAGACGCTGATCCTGGTGAACGGAAAGCGCCGCCACAAGACCTCGCTTATCAATGCGGTATCGACGCTCTATAACGGTTCGGTGCCGTCCGATATGGACATGATCCCGGTGGCGGCGATCGATCATATCGAAGTGCTGCGCGATGGCGCCGCCGCGCAATATGGCTCCGACGCCATCGCCGGCGTCATCAACATCATCCTGAAGGACGATGCGAAAGGCGGTTCGGCATCGATTACCGCCGGACAGAATTTCGATCGTTCGGACGGCGAAAATTATCAGGCGGGCCTGAACATCGGCACGAAGCTGGGGGAGAACGGCTTTGTCAATTTCTCGCTCAACCTCAAAAAGCAGCAGATGTCGAACCGCTCCCTGCCGCTGGCGGACTGCACCGTGCGCGCGACAACGACTTGCCTCTACCCGCTGGTGGGCGGCGCGCTCGATCCCAGGGATGCGGCGGCCGTGGGAACGGAGCGGATCGTGAACATCAGCTATGGCGTCATGCCGTCACGCAGCATCAACACCGCCCTCAATGCCGGTTATGATCTGGGCGACGTTCAGCTATACGCCTTCGGCACTTACAGCCAGCGCCGGTCGGACCTCTGGTATTCCTATCGCTATCCCAAGGACGTCAACAACGTCATGGGCATCTTCCCCAATGGCTTTCGTCCCCATGTCATGATCGACGAGGAAGATTTCGAATTCACCGTGGGCGCCAAGGGGCTGATCGCCGGATGGGATTGGGATTTCAGCACAGGTTATGGCCGCAATCGGGCGCGCCAATCCTCGGAAGGCACGCTCAATCCGACGCTCGGCCTGCTCAGCCCGACCGAATTCTATATCGGCACGCTTAAATCTTCCGAATTCGTCACCTCGCTCGATGTGACGCGCGGCTATGATGTGGGCGGCGGCAACCTTCAGGTGTCGGGTGGCGCGCAGCATCGTCACGAACGCTATCAGACCTTCGCCGGCGATCCGGCGAGCTATGCGATCGGATCGTTCATCACCCCGGGCATGACACCGGGCGCGCAAAGCTCCGCCGGGTTCCAGCCTGACGACGCTGCCTATATGTCGCGCGACAATGCGGCGATCTATGCCGACATCGTATGGGACCCCAGCAAGGATTTGACGATCGGGGCGGCCACGCGTTTCGAACATTATAATGACGACAGTGGCAATACGCTGATCTGGAAGGTGAACGGTCGTTATGCCGCGACCCCATGGCTGGCATTCCGAGCGGCGGCCAATACCGGCTTCCGGGCGCCCGCCGTGGCACAGCAAATCTATACGCAGACGACCAATCAGTTCCGCACCGTCAATGGCGTTGCCAACCAGCTGCTTCAGATCAAGACGCTGGCCGTTGACTCCCCGGCTGCCATCGCCCTGGGCGCTGAGCCGCTGAAGCCCGAAAAATCCTTCAATATCTCAGGTGGTATCGTTCTGACGCCCATGCGCAATCTCAACCTGACGATCGATGCCTACCAGATCAATGTGGACGGCCGTATTTCGGTTACCAGCACGCTGACGGGTACGCTGATTTCCAACATCCTGATCGCCAATGGCATCCCCAGCAACATCAGCGCCCAATATTATACCAACGCCATCGACACGCGCACCCGCGGCATTGACGTGGTCGCATCCTATAAGCACGGCCTGTTCGATATCGGTCAGATGCAGTGGAACCTGGGCTATAACTACAACAAGACGGTCATCACCGACATCATTCCCAACCCCACGGCCTTGACCGCGCTCAGCACGGAATTGTTCGACCGCAGTCGGCGTAGCAATCTGACAAGCAATCTTCCGCTTACGAAACTTTCGATCAGCAATGTTGCCACCGTCGGCGATTTTGCCGTGTCCACGCGTGTCACACGCTATGGTGCCATGGACCTTAAGGGCAATGGCGTGGTCGCCAATGGCGTCACGACCTTTCCCAATGACCGCTATTATGGGGCGAAGTGGATAACGGATCTTGAAGTGACGTGGCAGATCACGCCTGTAGTCAATCTTGCCGTGGGATCCAACAACCTGTTCAACGTCTATCCCGACCCGCGCGGCGAAGTCAGCCCGACCCTGGGTCAGGGCCTGTATCCGGGGACGGCACCCTACGGATTTACCGGCGGATCCTATTATGCGCGGGTTGGCGTGAATTTCTGA
- a CDS encoding TonB-dependent receptor encodes MTRNILRAMGASSAAMIAVVAPSVSAATPVQFDIPAQSMQSALSQFAKQSGIQILFSYDQVTGMRAQQVNGRMAPGEALSRLIAGSGLKVSLANSNVIALSLTGGAKQTRRTDVASFSAANLPVTMQTAMMAQGATAGGGAMPAAPQVAETEAGTDIVVTGSRGLPRTITDSPTPVDVISSKEMDSTGKPGVLAALNTLVPSFNVPTRAGGGISTVISTGGLRGLNPDQTLILVNGKRRHKTSLINSVSSFYNGSVPADLDLIPTSAIDHIEVLRDGAAAQYGSDAIAGVINIILKSGTNGGAASFTAGQNYDRSDGENYLVQGNWGTKLGESGFLDIFANGKIQQASNRAVPVADSLDLYPRVNGQRDPREATIDRLVTKNYGAFPIRGFNLGYNVGYDAGDIHLYSFGSYSQRNSELNFTFRAPTEAATLPEVYPNGFRPRLDVVEDDFEFAVGLKGKIGGWDWDLSSTYGKNYAYRQGYETYNPSLGPTSPTELYVGALKSTEWVNSLDLTKGFDMAGHVQVSAGLQHRHETYEISPGEPASYAAGTYTYLRNGVLQRPAPGGQAANGITPEDAGRMSRDNLAAYADVAWDPSPSTTIGAAARFEHYDDASGDTLIGKVNFRQAFTPWFSVRGAASTGFRAPALAQQIYASTSGQFRNINGQLNLLQIKTLPVGSVAAVALGAEPLTPEKSTNFSAGFVLTPFPNFSLTIDGYQVKVKDRIAVTSTLTGTAVSRILVANGLSPDISAQYYTNAIDTRTRGVDVVASYRHTIGDLKLSWNLGYNYNKNKITHIKNNPPELASLGAGFVLFDRLSQMNITENLPKTKLFLGNMATLGDFSLSTRVTRFGSFNSFGNATATVNGVPVYGNDNSFSPKIITDAEFTWQATTALAVSVGANNLFNVYPDYDPASANPRLGSGFYATSGAYGFTGGYYYGKVSVKF; translated from the coding sequence ATGACGCGAAATATTTTGCGGGCCATGGGTGCGTCGTCTGCGGCCATGATCGCTGTGGTGGCACCTTCTGTATCGGCGGCCACACCGGTGCAGTTCGACATACCCGCTCAGTCGATGCAGTCGGCGCTTAGCCAGTTCGCCAAGCAATCGGGCATTCAGATCCTGTTTTCCTATGACCAGGTCACCGGCATGCGCGCGCAGCAGGTCAACGGTCGCATGGCGCCGGGTGAAGCCCTGTCCCGCCTGATCGCAGGTAGCGGCCTTAAAGTGTCTCTCGCCAACAGCAACGTCATCGCGCTATCGCTGACTGGGGGCGCCAAGCAGACGCGGCGGACCGATGTCGCCAGTTTTTCGGCCGCCAATCTGCCTGTAACCATGCAGACCGCGATGATGGCGCAGGGGGCAACGGCCGGGGGTGGCGCGATGCCAGCCGCGCCGCAGGTCGCAGAAACAGAGGCTGGCACCGACATCGTCGTTACCGGATCTCGGGGGCTTCCCCGCACGATCACCGACAGCCCGACGCCGGTCGACGTGATATCCAGCAAGGAAATGGACAGCACGGGCAAGCCCGGCGTCTTGGCCGCGCTCAATACGCTGGTGCCCAGCTTCAACGTGCCCACCCGGGCCGGTGGCGGCATTTCGACCGTCATCTCCACCGGCGGTTTGCGCGGCCTGAACCCCGATCAGACCTTGATCCTGGTCAACGGCAAGCGCCGTCACAAGACATCGCTCATCAATTCGGTTTCATCTTTCTATAACGGGTCCGTTCCGGCCGATCTGGATTTGATCCCGACGTCCGCCATCGACCATATCGAAGTGCTGCGCGATGGCGCGGCGGCGCAATATGGGTCGGATGCGATCGCGGGCGTCATCAACATCATCCTCAAGAGCGGGACGAACGGCGGCGCGGCATCCTTTACCGCCGGACAGAATTATGACCGTTCCGATGGCGAAAACTATCTGGTGCAGGGCAATTGGGGCACGAAGCTGGGCGAATCCGGCTTCCTGGATATTTTCGCCAACGGCAAGATCCAGCAGGCGTCGAACCGCGCGGTGCCGGTCGCAGACAGCCTCGACCTCTATCCCCGGGTCAACGGCCAGCGCGACCCGCGTGAGGCCACGATCGATCGGCTCGTGACGAAAAATTACGGCGCCTTCCCGATCAGGGGATTCAATCTGGGCTATAATGTCGGCTATGATGCGGGCGACATCCATCTCTATTCGTTCGGCAGCTACAGCCAGCGCAATTCGGAACTGAATTTCACCTTCCGCGCGCCGACCGAGGCGGCGACCCTGCCCGAAGTCTACCCCAACGGCTTTCGCCCTCGTCTCGACGTGGTCGAGGATGATTTTGAATTTGCCGTCGGTTTGAAGGGCAAGATTGGCGGATGGGATTGGGACCTCAGCTCCACCTATGGCAAAAACTACGCCTATCGCCAGGGCTATGAGACCTACAATCCCTCGCTCGGCCCGACCAGTCCGACCGAACTCTATGTCGGCGCACTGAAATCCACCGAATGGGTCAACTCGCTGGATCTGACCAAAGGGTTCGACATGGCTGGCCATGTGCAGGTGTCGGCGGGCCTGCAGCACCGGCACGAAACCTATGAAATCTCCCCGGGCGAACCGGCCTCTTATGCGGCAGGCACCTACACCTATCTGCGCAACGGCGTCTTGCAGCGTCCCGCACCGGGCGGGCAAGCGGCGAACGGCATCACGCCGGAGGATGCGGGCCGCATGTCCCGCGACAATCTGGCGGCTTATGCCGATGTCGCCTGGGATCCCAGCCCCTCGACCACAATTGGCGCGGCCGCACGGTTCGAACATTATGACGATGCCAGCGGCGATACCCTGATCGGCAAGGTCAATTTCCGCCAGGCCTTCACGCCGTGGTTCTCGGTTCGTGGTGCGGCCAGCACCGGCTTCCGCGCGCCGGCGCTTGCACAACAAATCTACGCCTCCACCAGTGGCCAGTTCCGCAACATCAATGGGCAACTCAACCTGTTGCAGATCAAGACGCTGCCGGTCGGATCGGTTGCCGCCGTGGCGCTCGGTGCCGAGCCGTTAACACCTGAAAAGTCGACCAATTTTTCGGCCGGCTTCGTATTGACGCCGTTCCCGAATTTCAGCCTGACCATCGATGGATATCAGGTGAAGGTAAAGGACCGCATCGCCGTCACGTCGACCCTGACCGGCACGGCGGTATCCAGGATATTGGTCGCCAACGGCCTGTCGCCCGATATCAGCGCCCAATATTACACGAACGCCATCGACACTCGCACGCGCGGCGTGGACGTGGTGGCCAGCTATCGCCACACGATCGGCGACCTCAAACTGTCGTGGAACCTTGGCTATAATTACAACAAGAACAAGATCACCCATATCAAGAACAACCCGCCCGAACTGGCTTCGCTGGGCGCAGGCTTCGTACTGTTCGACCGCTTGTCGCAAATGAACATCACCGAAAATCTGCCCAAGACGAAGCTGTTCCTGGGCAATATGGCAACGCTGGGGGATTTCAGCCTGTCGACGCGTGTTACGCGTTTCGGATCGTTCAACTCGTTCGGCAATGCGACAGCGACGGTGAACGGCGTACCGGTCTATGGCAACGACAATAGTTTCAGCCCAAAGATCATTACCGACGCCGAATTCACCTGGCAGGCGACCACCGCTCTGGCAGTCTCGGTTGGCGCGAACAATCTGTTCAACGTCTATCCCGATTATGATCCGGCATCGGCCAATCCGCGTCTGGGTTCCGGCTTCTATGCGACCAGCGGTGCCTATGGTTTCACCGGCGGCTATTATTATGGCAAGGTCAGCGTAAAGTTCTAA
- a CDS encoding RNA polymerase sigma factor: protein MSLTSAILQLAEMPLHRASSGRLNDVKKGTCMEAVRVRLDWFKVAILPHEGALRARLRRIVNRPCDVDDLVAESMTRAYANGDVTRTTSGKAYLFQIARNLLIDEARREKIVSLELVAELDVLNVDHSTEATLQARDELRHLQAILDSLPPQCRHAFIERRVHGKSVKEIAEEMGLSVFTVDKHLTRAAVKIMQAIGQFEGSGFGWSLQKRGRNTGDRSRSGASLP from the coding sequence ATGAGCCTTACGTCGGCCATCCTCCAACTTGCCGAAATGCCGTTGCACAGAGCATCGAGCGGGAGATTGAACGACGTAAAAAAGGGGACGTGCATGGAAGCGGTCAGGGTCAGGCTGGATTGGTTCAAGGTGGCCATCCTCCCTCATGAGGGTGCCCTGCGCGCTCGACTGCGCAGGATCGTCAACCGCCCCTGCGATGTGGACGATCTGGTCGCGGAGTCCATGACCCGGGCCTATGCCAATGGCGATGTGACCCGCACGACATCGGGCAAGGCCTATCTGTTCCAGATCGCGCGCAACCTGTTGATAGATGAAGCCCGTCGCGAAAAGATCGTCTCGCTCGAACTGGTGGCCGAACTGGATGTTCTGAATGTCGACCATTCGACGGAAGCCACCCTGCAAGCGCGGGACGAGTTGCGCCATCTTCAGGCGATCCTCGATTCCCTGCCGCCGCAATGCCGCCACGCCTTCATCGAGCGGCGCGTCCACGGTAAATCTGTCAAGGAGATAGCAGAAGAGATGGGTTTGTCCGTATTTACCGTGGACAAGCATTTGACGCGTGCCGCGGTGAAGATAATGCAAGCCATTGGGCAGTTCGAGGGTTCGGGATTTGGCTGGTCGCTACAAAAGCGCGGACGAAATACAGGCGATAGAAGCCGAAGCGGCGCGTCGCTACCTTAA
- a CDS encoding FecR family protein: MAGRYKSADEIQAIEAEAARRYLNARAGDTQADWDAAYAWVALDPAHGFAFAKAEASWELAERLNELSDLRGRAAPSEDTAAVIDQTFNEGANDTAPFADLLPRRFANRRTLVGMAVAAALIGVASTVALRLIGTVDHYRTALGETRAVRLDDGSVVRLNTGSSIEVAMRDSVRSIKLLKGEARFDVAHDRNRPFIVDADGTQVRAVGTAFNVRLRADLTELTVIEGEVAVKNEGSTQRHINAGKSAAVRSGSIAVTPLAADQLKRRVAWEDGKIEFDGDTLEQAVAEFNRYRATPLVIGDPAIASMRVGGTFRSGRSDDFVLALEHGFGVRAVAGNDDSVILVPAQ; this comes from the coding sequence TTGGCTGGTCGCTACAAAAGCGCGGACGAAATACAGGCGATAGAAGCCGAAGCGGCGCGTCGCTACCTTAACGCGCGTGCCGGCGACACCCAAGCAGACTGGGATGCGGCCTATGCGTGGGTCGCGCTCGATCCCGCCCATGGATTTGCCTTTGCAAAGGCAGAGGCGTCGTGGGAACTGGCCGAGCGGCTGAACGAACTGTCCGATTTGCGCGGTCGCGCGGCGCCGTCGGAGGATACCGCCGCGGTCATCGATCAGACATTTAACGAGGGCGCGAACGATACGGCCCCATTTGCCGACCTGCTCCCCAGGCGTTTCGCCAATCGTCGAACACTGGTGGGGATGGCGGTGGCGGCTGCCTTGATCGGCGTTGCCAGCACGGTGGCGCTCCGCCTGATCGGCACCGTCGATCATTATCGCACGGCATTGGGTGAAACGCGCGCGGTGCGCCTGGACGACGGATCGGTGGTCCGCCTGAATACCGGCAGCTCGATTGAAGTGGCGATGCGCGATTCCGTTCGATCGATCAAATTGCTGAAGGGGGAAGCCCGCTTCGATGTCGCACATGATCGTAACAGGCCGTTCATCGTGGATGCCGACGGCACGCAGGTCCGCGCAGTCGGCACCGCTTTCAATGTCAGGCTTCGTGCCGACCTGACCGAACTGACGGTGATAGAGGGTGAAGTCGCGGTCAAGAATGAGGGGTCGACGCAGCGGCACATCAACGCCGGCAAGAGCGCGGCGGTGCGCAGCGGTAGCATCGCAGTGACGCCGCTTGCCGCAGATCAGTTGAAGCGCCGTGTCGCCTGGGAAGACGGGAAAATCGAATTTGACGGCGACACGTTGGAGCAGGCGGTTGCAGAATTTAATCGCTACCGCGCGACCCCGCTGGTGATCGGCGATCCGGCCATCGCCAGCATGCGTGTCGGCGGCACCTTCCGCAGTGGCCGGTCGGACGATTTCGTGCTGGCACTGGAACATGGCTTTGGCGTTCGCGCCGTGGCGGGTAACGACGATTCGGTGATTCTGGTGCCGGCCCAATAG
- a CDS encoding MFS transporter — protein MEHVTPDLPKPISRQDRLRSILGGSIGNLIEWYDWYVYSAFTLYFAPIFFPSDDSTAQLLNTAAIFAVGFLMRPLGAWIMGIYADRKGRKAGLTVSVLLMGGGSLMIACIPGYGSIGVAAPLLLLLARLMQGLSVGGEYGASATYLSEMAQDNQRGFFSSFQYVTLIAGQLLALCMLLLLQLVLTEQQLESWGWRIPFAVGGMMATGVYYLRRGLRETEQFEESAASEARPQSGGLALFKTHPREVLLVMALTAGGTLAFYAYSTYMQKFLVNSAGFGRQTATAIMASALFIYMLLQPMAGWLSDRIGRKPLLLAFGFGGVLFTTAIFTRLETVTSSFGAFLLVLAGLVIVTGYTSINAVVKAELFPAHIRALGVALPYALANTLFGGTAEFIALWLKADGMEGGFYWYVTAMIGVSLIVYLRMPDTRNTSRI, from the coding sequence ATGGAACATGTAACTCCCGATTTGCCGAAACCCATTTCCCGTCAGGACCGACTGCGGTCCATCCTGGGCGGATCGATCGGCAATCTGATCGAATGGTATGACTGGTACGTCTATTCGGCCTTCACCCTCTATTTCGCACCGATATTTTTCCCGTCCGACGACAGCACCGCCCAGTTGCTGAATACGGCGGCGATCTTTGCCGTGGGGTTCCTCATGCGGCCGCTGGGCGCCTGGATCATGGGCATCTATGCCGACCGCAAGGGACGCAAGGCGGGCCTGACCGTGTCCGTCCTGCTGATGGGCGGCGGATCGCTGATGATCGCGTGCATCCCAGGCTATGGATCGATCGGTGTCGCCGCCCCTCTCCTGCTGTTGCTGGCCCGGTTGATGCAAGGTCTGTCGGTCGGCGGCGAATATGGCGCGAGTGCGACCTATCTGTCGGAAATGGCGCAGGACAACCAACGCGGTTTCTTTTCCAGCTTCCAATATGTGACACTGATCGCGGGGCAGTTGCTGGCGCTGTGCATGCTGCTGTTGCTGCAACTCGTCCTGACCGAGCAACAGCTGGAAAGCTGGGGCTGGCGCATCCCCTTTGCCGTGGGAGGCATGATGGCGACGGGGGTCTATTATTTGCGCCGGGGCCTGCGCGAAACCGAACAGTTTGAGGAAAGCGCCGCCAGCGAAGCCCGTCCACAATCCGGGGGACTGGCACTGTTCAAAACGCACCCGCGAGAGGTGCTGCTGGTCATGGCGCTGACCGCTGGCGGTACGCTCGCCTTCTACGCCTACAGCACTTATATGCAGAAATTCCTGGTCAACAGCGCGGGCTTCGGCCGCCAGACCGCGACGGCGATCATGGCGTCCGCGCTGTTCATCTATATGCTGTTGCAGCCGATGGCAGGCTGGCTGTCGGACCGGATTGGACGCAAGCCCCTGCTGCTGGCCTTCGGATTTGGCGGCGTCTTGTTCACCACCGCGATTTTCACCCGGCTGGAAACCGTGACCTCCTCCTTCGGCGCGTTCCTGCTCGTCCTCGCCGGGTTAGTCATCGTTACCGGCTATACCTCCATCAACGCGGTGGTGAAGGCCGAACTGTTCCCGGCCCACATCCGGGCGCTCGGCGTCGCCCTGCCCTACGCCTTGGCCAACACGCTTTTTGGCGGAACGGCGGAATTTATTGCCTTATGGCTCAAGGCGGACGGTATGGAGGGTGGATTCTACTGGTATGTCACCGCCATGATCGGCGTCTCGCTCATCGTCTACCTTCGTATGCCCGACACCCGCAACACCAGCCGCATCTGA
- a CDS encoding CRTAC1 family protein has protein sequence MKPSLSKTLACTLPMLLALQPAIAGGQAVATPSEPPFTSIQPTDFAIAGSLSNSWADFDKDGDLDLAVSLKGGDIRLYRNDKGKFVNIGPALGLPSSGPEMRGVAWGDYDGDGWVDLLGGATMPDQLSLVFHNQGGKKFTNVAPELGLTIPGRSARQSSWLDYDNDGDLDLYASNRIGPNALFRNDNGKFVQIFAGTSVSDPRPTVGACWFDADRDGDLDLFLANQSGATDALWRNDGDSFTDIAAQAGVDNPGRTKEEGGVGCAVGDYDNDGYLDLFVPNYGVNALYHNNRDGTFSNLAKAMGVGIDNHAVGAVWGDYDNDGFIDLFVTSYHGERNQQQPKDSLFHNDGGKGFTQVLTETSKLNVGDHGVQWVDYDADGAIDLSVMRGYTDKGGHFLFRNAMPKAEARRSLSVTVLDASGHFTKMGSEVRLLDKTGKILATRQVSTGDGYNSENAAPVHFGLTSLAPVTVEVTFMGKNGRTVQTIPSVSPAKYAGKSLVVRQNK, from the coding sequence ATGAAACCATCATTGTCCAAGACCCTGGCCTGCACGTTGCCGATGCTCCTTGCCCTGCAACCGGCGATCGCCGGGGGCCAGGCTGTTGCCACGCCCTCGGAGCCGCCCTTTACATCCATTCAGCCGACTGATTTCGCTATTGCCGGATCGCTCTCCAACAGCTGGGCCGACTTCGACAAGGACGGCGACCTCGACCTTGCCGTCTCGCTCAAGGGCGGCGACATCCGCCTCTATCGCAACGACAAGGGCAAGTTCGTCAATATCGGCCCGGCCCTCGGCCTGCCGTCGTCCGGACCGGAAATGCGCGGCGTGGCTTGGGGCGACTATGATGGCGACGGCTGGGTGGACCTTTTGGGTGGCGCGACGATGCCCGACCAGCTGAGCCTGGTCTTCCATAATCAGGGCGGCAAGAAATTCACCAATGTCGCGCCGGAACTGGGCCTGACCATTCCGGGCCGCTCCGCCCGCCAGTCCAGTTGGCTCGATTATGACAATGATGGCGACCTTGACCTCTATGCGTCGAACCGTATCGGTCCCAACGCGCTGTTCCGCAACGACAACGGCAAATTCGTGCAGATATTCGCAGGGACCAGTGTTTCCGATCCGCGTCCCACCGTCGGCGCCTGCTGGTTCGATGCCGACCGCGATGGCGATCTGGACCTGTTTCTGGCCAACCAGTCCGGCGCCACCGATGCCCTGTGGCGCAATGATGGCGACAGCTTCACCGATATCGCGGCGCAGGCCGGCGTCGATAATCCGGGCCGTACCAAGGAGGAAGGCGGCGTAGGCTGCGCCGTGGGCGACTATGACAATGACGGCTATCTGGACTTGTTCGTGCCCAATTACGGCGTGAACGCCCTCTACCACAATAATCGCGATGGCACATTCAGCAACCTGGCCAAAGCTATGGGCGTCGGCATTGACAACCACGCGGTAGGCGCCGTGTGGGGTGATTATGACAATGACGGCTTTATCGATCTGTTCGTCACGTCCTATCATGGCGAGCGCAACCAGCAGCAGCCCAAGGACAGCCTGTTCCACAATGACGGGGGCAAAGGTTTCACCCAGGTGCTGACCGAAACGTCCAAACTGAACGTGGGCGATCATGGCGTCCAGTGGGTGGATTATGATGCCGATGGCGCGATCGATCTGTCGGTTATGCGCGGTTATACCGACAAAGGCGGCCACTTCCTGTTCCGCAATGCCATGCCCAAGGCGGAAGCGCGCCGCAGCCTGAGCGTTACCGTGCTCGATGCCAGTGGCCATTTCACCAAGATGGGTTCGGAAGTGCGGCTGCTCGACAAAACTGGCAAGATATTGGCGACACGGCAGGTTTCCACTGGCGACGGCTATAATTCGGAAAATGCCGCACCCGTCCATTTTGGATTAACCTCCTTGGCGCCGGTGACTGTGGAAGTTACCTTCATGGGCAAAAATGGTAGAACCGTGCAGACGATCCCCAGTGTCAGCCCCGCAAAATATGCCGGGAAGTCGCTGGTTGTTCGTCAGAACAAGTAA
- a CDS encoding AraC family transcriptional regulator yields the protein MTDMISGAALQHFVPLVRRLGGDPDHLLRAQGIPLSAAGDTHHLISYPDVVAVIGRAAIELNRPDFGMILAAEQGIDFLGPVAVLIRNSETVLDAIEGVCRYLYHCAPPEIATLERGPTTSAFIYTIASRQIAHRDQIIEKSLAVALNAFRLMIGEDFVPWRITMRHGPISSLGRYREFFGCSVEFGSRVNALYFPSYLLDHQVNGRNSAALMLAENYLAQNGNNLPLIEYVRETIHRLMKLEQAALVPVADAMSMHPRVLQRRLAEVGMSFEDILDDVRRSKAWQLSTSNLQVSQIATLLGYSEQSSYARACKRWYGETPKQLIARRRASLTGPNDMGPDRMAMATTIGT from the coding sequence ATGACGGACATGATCAGTGGCGCTGCGCTGCAACATTTCGTACCGCTCGTGCGCAGGCTTGGCGGTGATCCCGACCATTTGTTGCGCGCTCAGGGAATTCCCTTATCCGCTGCCGGCGATACCCACCATTTGATCTCATATCCCGACGTCGTCGCGGTGATCGGACGCGCGGCGATCGAACTCAATCGCCCGGACTTCGGTATGATATTGGCGGCGGAACAGGGTATCGATTTTCTCGGCCCGGTGGCGGTCCTCATCCGCAACTCAGAAACAGTATTGGACGCGATCGAGGGGGTATGTCGCTACCTATATCATTGCGCGCCGCCGGAAATCGCAACATTGGAGCGCGGGCCGACGACGTCAGCTTTTATCTATACAATAGCGTCACGCCAGATCGCTCATCGCGACCAGATCATCGAGAAGAGTCTTGCCGTCGCATTGAACGCCTTTCGCCTTATGATCGGGGAAGACTTCGTTCCCTGGCGTATTACCATGAGACATGGCCCGATATCATCGCTCGGCCGCTACCGGGAGTTCTTCGGCTGTTCCGTCGAATTCGGATCCAGGGTCAATGCGCTATATTTCCCGTCCTACTTACTGGATCACCAAGTCAATGGTCGCAATTCGGCCGCGCTGATGTTGGCTGAAAATTATCTGGCGCAAAACGGCAATAACTTGCCTCTTATTGAATATGTTCGGGAGACGATCCATCGCCTGATGAAGTTGGAACAAGCCGCGCTTGTTCCCGTGGCCGATGCGATGTCGATGCATCCCCGTGTTCTGCAACGCCGCCTGGCAGAGGTCGGCATGTCGTTCGAAGATATTCTGGACGATGTTCGACGCAGCAAGGCATGGCAATTGTCGACGTCCAATCTTCAGGTTTCGCAGATTGCTACGCTGCTCGGCTATTCGGAACAAAGTAGCTATGCCAGAGCTTGCAAGCGTTGGTATGGCGAAACCCCAAAGCAATTGATCGCGAGGCGGCGTGCGTCTTTGACCGGGCCCAATGATATGGGTCCCGACCGCATGGCGATGGCAACGACAATTGGGACTTGA